In Pseudocalidococcus azoricus BACA0444, a single genomic region encodes these proteins:
- a CDS encoding (2Fe-2S) ferredoxin domain-containing protein: MTIAAELSPRIQKLGIPQISRHLFLCADQSKPLCCDQELGLQAWDYLKQRLKELGLDQSSELRDSCIFRTKANCLRVCQQGPILLVYPDGVWYHSATPEVIERIIQEHLLAGQVVHDYLLVTHPL; encoded by the coding sequence ATGACAATTGCTGCCGAACTTAGCCCCAGGATCCAAAAACTGGGAATTCCCCAAATTAGTCGCCACTTGTTTTTATGTGCGGATCAGAGTAAACCGCTCTGTTGTGATCAAGAACTGGGTTTACAGGCCTGGGATTATCTGAAACAGCGATTAAAAGAATTAGGCCTGGATCAATCCTCAGAGCTACGGGATAGCTGCATTTTTCGGACTAAAGCTAACTGTTTGCGAGTTTGTCAACAGGGGCCGATTCTCCTGGTTTATCCAGATGGGGTTTGGTATCACTCGGCAACTCCAGAGGTAATCGAAAGAATTATCCAAGAGCATCTTCTAGCTGGGCAAGTTGTTCATGACTATTTGTTAGTGACCCATCCCCTATGA
- a CDS encoding ABC transporter ATP-binding protein yields MATFRDLLSYYRHYQWVAIFSIAATSGFELLDLLVPYAIGQILNVLSQQPLDPPIQALMQWLSGITGWPVNQSLALGVLVGMIFIATIARAPIQPWLGVWYHWWISLRVRRDASYQALVKILSLPLEFYDEHNPGRIAARVAKGLSNHTWTYPEVAGQLIPKLVRVLGIVFALAWLEWPVALGIFLSFLFVLAFTVRTLHYLMGREAVLDAYIENTESRTSEIITNIKTVKAFATENRELLRQARRLDRERTLVIERIHRGYVWLLTWQSSVIQFCLFTVLGFSLINTIGGRISLGHFITIYTLASMAYAELSPISTLMEVFARRYASMVRFHELMDLPSGADASDPQAPEFITPLKFTGKVHFAALSFGYDPQRPVLKDINLVIPACSTVALVGRSGSGKSTLIKLLFRYFEPQSGRILMDGQDIRDLDVRAYRQRLGIVHQEVDVFNGTILENLTYANPNASPEAVAAACEMAQVDAFIDHLPNGYGTMVGERGVRLSGGQRQRLGIARALLADPDVLVFDEATSSLDYESEQEIQRALQRIAGTRTMLIIAHRLSTVRDADQIIVLDQGTIQEVGSHAELLIRDGIYAHLDRIQAGRPDGFNLL; encoded by the coding sequence GCTTTCCGGAATCACAGGTTGGCCGGTGAATCAATCTCTGGCCCTAGGGGTGCTTGTGGGGATGATTTTTATTGCCACCATTGCCCGCGCCCCGATTCAGCCCTGGTTAGGAGTTTGGTATCACTGGTGGATTTCGTTACGAGTCCGCCGCGATGCCTCTTACCAGGCCCTAGTGAAAATTCTCAGTTTGCCCCTCGAGTTTTATGACGAACATAATCCCGGTCGGATTGCTGCCAGGGTGGCCAAGGGCCTCTCTAATCACACCTGGACATACCCGGAAGTGGCGGGGCAGTTAATTCCTAAATTAGTCCGCGTCTTGGGGATTGTCTTCGCCCTGGCCTGGTTGGAATGGCCCGTCGCCTTGGGGATTTTTCTTTCTTTTCTCTTTGTTTTGGCCTTCACCGTCCGCACCCTCCACTATCTAATGGGGCGAGAGGCCGTCTTAGATGCCTATATCGAGAATACGGAAAGCCGCACCTCGGAAATTATCACCAACATCAAAACCGTTAAGGCCTTTGCCACCGAAAACCGCGAACTTTTGCGCCAGGCCAGACGCTTAGACCGGGAACGAACCCTCGTCATTGAACGCATCCATCGGGGCTATGTTTGGCTCCTCACCTGGCAGTCCTCGGTGATTCAGTTTTGTTTATTTACGGTCTTGGGCTTTTCGTTGATCAATACCATCGGGGGGCGGATTTCCCTCGGGCATTTCATCACGATTTATACCCTTGCCAGTATGGCCTATGCCGAACTCAGCCCAATTAGCACCTTGATGGAAGTCTTTGCCCGCCGCTATGCCTCCATGGTGCGGTTCCATGAATTGATGGACTTACCCAGTGGTGCTGATGCCAGCGATCCCCAGGCCCCGGAATTCATCACCCCGCTGAAATTCACGGGTAAAGTCCATTTTGCCGCCCTTAGTTTTGGCTATGACCCACAGCGACCCGTCTTAAAGGATATAAATCTGGTCATTCCGGCCTGTAGTACGGTGGCCTTGGTGGGGCGGTCGGGGTCGGGCAAATCAACCCTGATTAAACTCCTGTTTCGCTACTTTGAACCCCAATCGGGGCGGATTTTAATGGATGGCCAAGACATTCGTGATTTAGATGTCAGAGCTTATCGGCAACGGCTAGGCATTGTCCATCAAGAGGTAGATGTCTTTAACGGCACGATTTTAGAAAACCTTACCTATGCCAACCCCAATGCCAGTCCCGAGGCCGTTGCGGCTGCTTGCGAGATGGCCCAAGTGGATGCCTTTATTGATCACCTACCCAATGGCTACGGCACGATGGTGGGGGAACGGGGGGTGAGGCTGTCGGGAGGCCAACGGCAACGGTTAGGCATTGCTCGAGCCTTGTTAGCAGATCCCGATGTTTTAGTTTTTGATGAGGCGACTTCCAGTTTGGACTATGAGTCGGAGCAGGAAATTCAACGGGCCTTACAGCGGATTGCCGGAACCCGAACGATGTTGATTATTGCCCACCGCTTAAGTACTGTCCGAGATGCGGATCAAATTATTGTTCTGGATCAGGGCACCATTCAGGAGGTCGGCTCCCACGCTGAATTATTGATCCGGGATGGAATTTATGCCCATCTTGATCGCATCCAGGCCGGTCGTCCCGATGGCTTCAATCTCCTCTAA
- a CDS encoding DUF4335 domain-containing protein — MLNQRHYSLPNCVITLEGMSSQAGNSLLLDLVTSCQIQIIGESEPLKGGREFLEALIAAINPVIQTWLSGVKPLKHWFQLPDQNQVTKIHVQAQTPDAHSFLILIPKQLLVPTITDTTTTDTPAPETKDFLELKLSTVQMFDLVEALDQLCQDELTLPSLQLELASLPRRDVAPTITLAAQATPIGLGAVSLAIAATIFFFVPVPAPRQESPITPAPSPAPTAPPSP, encoded by the coding sequence ATGCTCAATCAACGCCACTATAGTTTGCCCAATTGTGTCATTACTCTGGAGGGGATGAGTAGCCAGGCCGGGAATAGTCTCCTGCTGGATTTGGTGACCTCTTGTCAAATTCAAATTATCGGGGAGTCGGAACCCCTAAAAGGCGGTCGGGAATTTTTAGAAGCCTTGATTGCAGCGATCAATCCCGTGATTCAAACTTGGCTGAGTGGGGTTAAGCCCTTAAAACATTGGTTTCAGTTGCCGGATCAGAATCAAGTCACCAAAATCCATGTCCAGGCCCAAACCCCCGATGCCCACTCATTCTTAATTTTGATCCCCAAGCAACTCCTGGTTCCCACAATCACCGATACCACTACTACGGATACCCCAGCCCCAGAGACTAAGGACTTTCTAGAGCTAAAACTGTCCACGGTGCAAATGTTTGATTTAGTGGAAGCCTTGGATCAACTCTGTCAGGACGAATTGACCTTGCCAAGCTTGCAGTTAGAACTCGCCTCTCTTCCCCGCCGGGATGTGGCCCCAACCATCACCCTAGCCGCACAAGCCACCCCCATTGGCCTGGGAGCCGTGAGTTTAGCCATTGCTGCCACGATCTTCTTTTTTGTCCCTGTTCCCGCTCCCCGCCAAGAATCCCCCATTACACCAGCACCCTCTCCTGCTCCCACGGCTCCCCCTAGTCCCTAA
- a CDS encoding GNAT family N-acetyltransferase, whose product MLLSKFSQSPAFSHPLKICLGFSQGMIPTPTEVQQVQALLNQGTFWAQGRDLAELTTALLASDVVVTAWDGGKLIGMARALSDRVYRATIWDVVVLPDYRGLGLGKQLVKTLLESPELKNVERVYLMTTHHQAFYERFGFQINATTTMVMVLTQPPPSHHPA is encoded by the coding sequence ATGCTCTTGAGTAAATTTTCCCAATCTCCGGCGTTCTCCCATCCCCTGAAAATTTGCCTGGGCTTTTCCCAAGGGATGATTCCCACCCCAACTGAAGTCCAGCAAGTCCAGGCCCTCTTGAATCAAGGTACGTTTTGGGCCCAAGGGCGAGATTTGGCTGAGTTAACAACGGCTCTTTTGGCCAGCGATGTTGTGGTCACGGCCTGGGATGGGGGAAAATTGATTGGCATGGCCCGGGCGCTGTCGGATCGGGTTTATCGAGCCACGATTTGGGATGTTGTCGTCTTGCCAGATTATCGAGGCCTGGGCCTGGGGAAACAGTTAGTCAAAACCTTGTTAGAGAGTCCAGAACTAAAAAATGTGGAGCGAGTTTATTTAATGACGACCCATCACCAGGCCTTTTATGAACGCTTTGGCTTTCAAATCAATGCCACAACTACAATGGTAATGGTTCTGACGCAACCACCCCCAAGCCATCATCCCGCCTAG
- a CDS encoding DUF3038 domain-containing protein: METQNPTTALPPPLESSPIPLLAKLPNPPGLASCPRRARWQLDLMLMALESLDLTAAEAMLQIVKDLNLTVMIPNRVVFWLLRSTNPFRNLAQRLPMPLDEGKVLAMIVCDLARRQTANLRHLVFVIPQIEQQNLDYAAYAPLAEYLDRFRRNFRKRMNLNRSSLLIYRDTAKLDELAIKLLPQLLFCTGTAGLERLWFSLFDGEIEA, from the coding sequence ATGGAGACACAGAACCCCACCACGGCTTTGCCCCCACCCCTGGAATCCAGTCCCATACCCCTACTGGCGAAATTACCAAATCCCCCAGGCCTGGCCAGCTGTCCGCGCCGGGCCCGTTGGCAGTTGGATTTAATGCTGATGGCCCTTGAGTCTTTAGATTTAACTGCGGCGGAAGCGATGCTGCAAATTGTTAAGGACTTAAACTTAACGGTAATGATTCCCAACCGGGTCGTGTTTTGGTTATTGCGCTCCACCAATCCATTTCGCAACTTAGCCCAACGGCTACCCATGCCCTTAGATGAAGGGAAGGTGCTGGCGATGATTGTTTGTGATTTAGCCCGCCGCCAAACTGCGAATCTGCGTCATTTAGTCTTTGTGATCCCCCAAATTGAACAACAAAATCTCGACTATGCGGCCTATGCTCCCTTGGCTGAGTATTTAGATCGGTTTCGCCGAAACTTTCGCAAGCGGATGAACTTAAATCGCTCCAGTTTGTTGATTTATCGGGATACCGCCAAGTTGGATGAATTAGCCATCAAACTCTTGCCCCAGTTGTTGTTTTGTACGGGAACGGCTGGCCTGGAGCGGTTATGGTTTAGTTTGTTTGACGGGGAAATTGAGGCTTAG
- a CDS encoding murein hydrolase activator EnvC family protein, which produces MLKWVNSKRIRGHWLAWGLGLGLGLTLMLAWVGSAGWATGTKAPPSTTQLQQWQETIKQYQVGVSQKKEELERIETAARQRLQALQTSIQLTDDQIATAEANIATAVAQLEDLEAQQKQAAAKYQAQFDLTAVRLRFLQQQRSQNTWAFLLDSGSLNQFLTRRQRLKQLYQADQRQLITLKAEQDKIQRQQQLITAKQQQIAYLKRQLEVQKNTLTTQAKSQDQMVNKLSQDRQILENAEAQLDQDAETLTLLIQQRLGYVTPQPGPITGTGRLSYPIRAPITSTFGWRIHPILGTQRFHNGLDFGAPTGTPIQAAERGRVIYAGWYGGYGNAVIVDHGNGATTLYAHASRLVVAEGDVVQRGQVLALVGSTGLSTGPHLHFEVRINGEPQDPSYYL; this is translated from the coding sequence GTGCTGAAGTGGGTGAATAGCAAACGAATTAGGGGCCATTGGCTGGCCTGGGGCCTGGGCTTGGGTCTTGGTTTAACACTGATGTTGGCTTGGGTGGGTTCCGCCGGATGGGCCACAGGCACTAAAGCTCCCCCTTCCACGACACAACTTCAGCAATGGCAGGAAACGATTAAACAATATCAAGTCGGCGTGAGTCAAAAAAAGGAAGAACTGGAACGGATTGAAACCGCTGCCCGCCAACGCCTCCAGGCCCTACAAACCAGCATCCAGTTAACCGATGATCAAATTGCTACGGCTGAAGCCAACATTGCCACCGCCGTTGCCCAACTCGAGGATTTGGAAGCCCAACAAAAGCAAGCCGCCGCCAAGTACCAGGCCCAGTTTGATCTCACAGCGGTGCGCCTGCGCTTTTTACAACAACAACGGAGCCAAAATACCTGGGCTTTTCTCCTCGACAGTGGCAGCTTGAATCAATTTCTCACCCGTAGGCAACGGCTAAAACAGCTATACCAGGCCGACCAACGCCAACTGATTACCCTCAAGGCCGAACAGGACAAAATTCAACGGCAACAACAACTGATTACGGCCAAACAACAGCAGATTGCCTACCTAAAACGTCAACTGGAGGTTCAGAAAAACACCCTCACCACCCAGGCCAAGAGCCAAGATCAGATGGTGAATAAACTCAGCCAAGATCGACAAATCCTCGAAAACGCTGAAGCCCAACTGGATCAAGATGCCGAAACCCTGACCCTGCTGATCCAACAACGCCTTGGCTATGTCACTCCCCAACCTGGCCCGATTACTGGCACTGGACGCTTAAGTTATCCAATTCGGGCCCCGATTACCAGTACCTTTGGCTGGCGGATTCATCCAATTTTAGGTACCCAACGCTTTCACAATGGCCTGGACTTTGGCGCACCCACCGGAACTCCGATTCAAGCCGCAGAACGGGGGCGGGTGATTTATGCGGGCTGGTATGGGGGCTATGGCAACGCGGTGATTGTGGATCATGGCAATGGCGCGACAACTCTCTATGCCCATGCCAGTCGCCTAGTGGTTGCCGAAGGGGATGTGGTGCAGCGGGGACAGGTGCTGGCCTTGGTGGGTTCCACGGGTTTGTCCACAGGCCCCCATTTACACTTTGAAGTCCGAATTAATGGTGAACCCCAGGATCCAAGTTATTACCTCTGA